DNA sequence from the Ovis canadensis isolate MfBH-ARS-UI-01 breed Bighorn chromosome 2, ARS-UI_OviCan_v2, whole genome shotgun sequence genome:
TTTCTTGGGATTACAAACCTGTGGGCCAATCATTTGTCAAAAGGATAAGGGAGGAGATTAAAGCagcttataaatatttatatgtcaGTTATCATAAAGCGGCAAAGAATAAAAGCACTAAGCCAGTGGGGAAGATCTATTCATGTTCTCCATCTTATCGTGAAATGGAGTTTCTGGTTAGCTCACTTTGTGTGAAAACCAAAAGCTGTAAAAATAACAGTCTAAAAGAGCTCCTACGGTGGTTGACCTCGACTGCCAAAGGTTTACCATTACCCTACAGATGTCACCCTTAACCTTCAGGCCATGACGACAATGGTGCCTTCTTATATGTATTGTAAGAGTTTGCATTTACTCACTATATTTTTGGCACCGGAACCTGCACCTGTTAGATAATGCTTGCTGGATGAATTTAAGGTGCACAGCAGCACGATTTTGTCCTTGAACCTCATGGGCTATATTCTGTGACTTTACCTCCATAAATGCCGTATAAACCCATTGGCTACTTAGGAAAAATGAAGACCTTTCATCTTGCTTCTCACCTCCCAGTCTGAGAACAATAAAATAGTGATACTAACAGGTTCATTCTCATATCCAATTCAAAGCTTGTTTACTGCTAATTAGGCATTCGGGGCTGGAGCCCAGACCCTCTACCCATCCTCCACTCCAGGGCCCGGGAATGCCTGGACAGTGGCCTGCCCACCCACCGGGCTCTAGCACAGCCTTCTTGGCAATGATGTTGATAGCGGTCATGCAGACAGATGTTGCATAGAAGCGTCCGGGCTCTGCGATGATCTCGATGCCACTCCCCTCGGGGAAGTCCTGCGCCAGGGCGGCGTTGATCACTCCTGCCACCTGCGGGGACAGACCCAGACTTTAACATGGCCAGTccatctgaggaggctttacctGCACACTATCCCTTCATTCCCTTGAGGGCTGTGTGGGGAGTcgttatctccattttactagGGAGGAAACAGGTCGATGCTGTGGCCCATGGTGGGGAAGcagcttgtccaaggtcacatagcaccCTGAGATGTCTGAATTTGGGACCACTTAAACACAGTCAGCAAAGACAAAATGTTTCCCAAGTCTCAAGGATAACAAACTTCTACCTGACTGTAGCTTAAGGGGGGATAGCAACTAACACCTCTAAAGAGACACGGAGCCAGATACACAAGGGCTCATATATGTACACAGGCCGTGCAAGTGTAGTCAGACAAAGACCTCTCAACAAAGACAAACCTCAGTTACACACAGGCATGCGACTCACAGTTCCATGACCTCCTCATACACAAACAAACACTCAGTCTCCTGAACCCAAGCTGGAGCACCCAGCTCCCTCTCATCCTCCCCGTCACCTCCTCGAACTCAGAGTTGGAGCCTTCCTCTCCGGGGAAGCCCCCTCCGATGTCCAGGAGCCTCATGTCATGCCCGATCCTGCTGCCCATCTCAAACACGCGCCGGCAGTCGGTGATGGCCTTCATGAAGTTACGGGGTGTCTGGCATCTTGAGCCCACATGGAAGCTGAACACACATCAAGTGACATGTAGAGAAACACCCGTGAAAAAGCAAAGGTCAGTAGGAAGAGAGACATGGGCAGAAACACCGAAGCATGGTCATCCTTGAGTTGGAGCACTCGAGACTGTGTGGTGGTCACCTCTCTTAGCAGCCCCTTCCAAGTACCTCATTGCAGGGGCCTCCCTTCTTCTCCCTCTTGGAAGGCGTGTGCTCAGAACCCGGATCCCCATGCCTGTGAGGAGGGCCAGGTTGGATGAGGCCAGAGCAAAAGTTCAAGGGGGTGCCACAATACTAAATTATCaagataaagaatatttaatgTAATTGTTGTAAAGAGCAAAACTGATTTAGAAACATCTACAATGATGAAAatactaaaatgtaaataaagacaAGATTAGTaacagtagggacttccctggtggtctgggggttaagaatccaccttgccatacaggggacccaggttcgacccctgatggagaactaagattccacgtgccaggGAGCAACGAGGCCCGTGTGCTGCAGCTACCAAGTCCacacgccacagctagagagcccgTGCTCTGAAACCAAAGACCCCATGTGACACAACTAAGGCCCAACAAAGCCagattaaataaacattaaaaataaaaaggtgctTTATATATACAAAAGTGGTAACAGTAGTTGAACcctgaagcaaaaggaaaaatgagaaatgccAATCTTGTCTttcaagttttaatatttttctcatcatgatttttttgcattatttttcattttttcaaatattgtattcagttcagttcagtcgctaaaaTATTCTTTAGCTAGAGTACTAACTTTTTTAACATCCCCTTAAATTTTGCACCCAAGACCTTTGCCTCCTTTGCCCCACCCTAATCCCAGATAACATCCAGCTTCTTCGCTGAGAAGAGAGAAGCATCATGAGGCCCAGAAGGGCTTCGGCTGACCAGAGCATAGCCAGGAAGCCAAAGGCTGGAGGTAGACAGTGgaaattttgtcaagagaacacactggtcatagcaaacactcttcttccaacaacatgagatgatgctacacatggacatcaccagatagtcaatagtGAAATTGGATTGATTACATTCTCTGCAGCTGaaaatggagaatctctatatGTTTAGCAAAAGCAAGGCCTGGACCTGGCTATGGCTCAGATCTGAgcttatagcaaaattcaggcttaaattgaagaaagtagggaaaaccactaggccattcaggtatgacctaaatcaaatccctgatggtTATACAGTagcagtgacaaatagattcaagggattagatagacagagtgcctgaagaactgtggacagaggtttgtgacatcatacaggagacagcaagaagACTGCCTCTtcttagaaaacaagaaaaagaaatacaaaaaggcaaagtgattgtctgaggaggccttgcaaatagctgagataaaaaaagaagtgaaaagcaaagcagaaaaggaaagatgtacccaactgaatgcagagttccagagtgtagcaaggaaagaaaagaaagccttcctaagcaaacaatgcaaagaaacagaggaaaacaacagaatgggaaagactagaaatctcttcaagaaaattggagacatcaagggaacatttcgtacaaggatgggcatgataaaggacagaaatagttaggacctaacagaagcagaacagattaagaggtggcaagaacacacagaagaactataccaaaagtGTCTTAGTGCCCCAGATAGCCACGATAGTGTGGTCACttatccagagccagacatcctggagggtgaagttaagtgggccttaagaagcattactatgaacacagctagtggagttgatggaattccagctgagctatttcaaatcataaaagatgatgctattaaagttctgtactcaatatgccagtaaatttggaaaattcagcagtggccacaggactgcaaaaggtctgttttcatttcaatcccaaagaagggcagtgccaaagaatgtttgagctaccacacaattgtactcatttcacatgctagcaaggccatgctcaaaatccttcaaggtaggcttcagcagtatgtgagccaagaacttccagatgtacaagctgggtttagaaaaggcagaggaattagaGATCAGATTGTcgacatccgttggatcatagagaaagcaagggaattcaagGAAagcatctacatctgcttcattgactttgttaaagcctttgacagtgtggatcacaacaaactgtggaaaattcttcaagagatgggaataccagaccaccttacctgcctcctgagaaacctgtacgcaggttaagaagcaacagttagaacaggacatggaaaaattgactggttcaaaattgggaaaggagtatgagaaggttgtatattgtcaccctgattatttaacttatatgcagaaaacatcatttgaaatgttggactggatgtatcacaagctgaaatcaagattgccagaagaaatatcaacaacctcagatatgtagatgataccatttattggcagtaagtgaagaggaactaaagagtctcttgatgagggtgaaaagggagagtgaaaaagctggcttaaaactcaacattcaaaaactaagatcatggtatccagtcccatcacttcatggcaaatagaagggggaaaagtggaagcagtgacagacattattttcttgggctccaaaatcactttgaatggtgactgcagtcttgaaattaaaaggcacttgctccttggaagaaaagctatgacaaacctagacagtgtattaaaaagcagagacatcagtttgccgacaaaggtctgtatgactagtcaaagctatggtttttccagtagtcatgtgtggatgtgagagttggaccacaaagaaagctgaagaattgatgctttcaaattgcggtgcttgagaagactcttaagagtcccttggactgcaaggatatcaaaccggtcaatcctaaaaaaaataaaccctgaattttcattggaaggactgatgctgaagctgaaactccaatactttggccacccgatgtgaagagctgactccttagaaaagaccctgatgctgggaaggattgaaggcaggagaagggggcaacctgATGATATAGTTGGATGACaactggctcaatggacgtgagtttgagcaaactccaggagatagtgatggacagggaagcctggtgtgctgcagtccacagggtcacaaaagaggcagacacgacttagcagctgaattACAACAATGGACAGTGGAAACCAAGACTCCTGGCTCCTCCTTTCCAGGCAGGGAAAGCCAGTGCACTCACCTGGTTCCAACCACAGCCAACCCCAGGTCCCTGGCAGACTTGAGCAGATGTTCACATACCTCCAGCCTGGCCCTAAACTTAGAGCTCAGGGGAAAGAGGCTGCCACTGTCCTGGGTCCACAGCCGGAGGACCAGCCTGGGAGAGGGGTGCAGAGGGTATCAGAATTTCTTAGGCACATGAGCCCCAAGGCCCCCCATCCTACCTCCCTCCAGCTTCCCACCCACTTCTGCCTAGCTCGTCTGGACTGTCTAGCCATGGAGACCCAAAGAGTGAACACACTCACTACCTACAGgcttctgtccaggcaagaaaaagcaggaaaatgataaaattataaatacaccTTCCATAGGCCTCCACATTACAGGATCAGAGATGTTAAATAACtttcctaagatcacacagcGTGTGACAAACCAATCTGAAGTGTGATCCCTGGCCTCCCTGACTCTGATACGAGTGTCTTTTCCACAAGGTCAGCTAACGCCGGACCACCTAGTGCTAGGCTCTGCCCAGTGTCCATGCGGACACAGGCATTGTTTATTTGGCATCAATGGACACCAGCGAAGGCATCAGGCCACTGGCCCAAATTCTTGTACTTTGCTGCTTTGGCCTGTGCCAGTCACCACATGAGTCTTCCTGCATCTGATTCCTGCAGCCAGTTCCAACAGCCGGGGTCCCAGCTTTAAGGTCCCTTTTTCCACCTGTCTCTACTTGTTTGCACCCACTCCCTGCTGGTCTCACCTGGCCCCAGGATGATGCTGGGCCACCCTGATTAGCTCCTCCTCGCTGTCGAACACCAGGAGCTTCACCCCGTGGAGGGCAGCACAGCGGATGTGGGAGACAGGCTTGCAGGGGTTGGCATAGATGATGCGTGAGGGAGCCACGCCCAGGGCCAGCACCTGCTCCAGCTCGCCCTGGCATGGGTGAGAGCCAGAGTGGGGAGCTACCCTGATGCCCCTCTATTCTCTGGGGATGGGAACCCTGGGCATGAGCCAAAAGGACTGCCCTTAACTGAACCCCTATTGTGCAGTGTGCTGAACATGACTGTGTCCTTTAGGTTCCTAGAATCTTCCAAATGATCAGGCTGTGCTAGGACAGGGACAGCATCTGTGTCttcaagcttgtgcttccccTCATTTGCTCAAGCTGTCTGCCTTAGTCACAGGGACCAAGGGGAGACTGATCCCCTGCAGGGCACTCATTTATCCTTTCCCAAACAGTTGAGGACTAGGAGAGTCAGCCCCTGTTGAGGAGCTGCAGTCTCCACTCCAGGACCCCCGGCAACCCGCCTTTTTTCCCCAGGAAGTGTTGGGCTTGTGAATGAGTCAGCTGGCCCAGGCTCACCTGGCTGGCACAGTCGAAGCTGGTGCCCAGGGCAGCCAGGACACGCAGCATCCAGGGGCTGCTGTTGCACTTTACCGCATAGAAGGGTGAGACCCGCGGCAGGGCCTGGCGGAAGACCTGGTGGCGGTTGGCCAGCACGCCCAGGTCAGCCACCATGAAAGCATCTCGGCAGTCCTGCCAGGAcagtgaaagagaaacagaaggctGGGTAGAGGGTTATCTCACCTGATCCTCAAAACAACACCATGCAGTAAGTACTATTGCTGTTGTCGTTTCAGATTTGGGAAAAAAAGGTTCAGAAAGAAGTCactggctcaaggtcacagagaaaGTGCATGGCTAGGATAGAGTTTGATACCAGGTCTTCTAActcttttttccagtagtcatgtatggatgggagatttggaccataaagaaggctgagagctgaagaactgatacttttgtggtgctggagaatactcttgagagtcccttgaactgcaaggagattaaagcagttaaatcctaaaggaaatcaaccctgaatttcattggaaggactgatgctgaagccctaattctttggctacctgacgcgaagaaccaactcactggaaaggaccctgatgctgggaaagattgaaagcaaaaggagaaggggctggcagagagcgagatggttggacagcatcaccagctcaatggacacgaatctgagcgaactctgggagccagtgaaggacaaggaagcccggtgtgctactgtccatgggtcacaaagaattggacatgacttagcaactgaacaaccacaacttCTAACTCTTAAAATAGGGGGACAAGAGGGAAACAGTCTTTGTAGATCAAGAAAGGGGAAAGACAGCTCCAACCCTCAACCAGGCAGCTTGGCACTGGGTAAAACCCCCAAGTGGTAGCATGGGGAGGGAGCTAGAAGGGGACAGAATGATTCTATCACCCCAGCAGAGCAGAGCTTTGAAATAAGACCTAGGAAACTGACATAAAACCAGAAAACAGAAAGTCTTATTTCTTGCCCCCCAAAGCAGGCACTGAGACAGCCTCATCCTTCCTTACTTCCCCTCTCCCGTCTCCCTCCTTCTCTACCGAATCAGAGAGCTCCTTGATCTTCTTCAGGACCACATCCCAGGCAGTTTCTCCAGGCTCCAGGGCAATGATATCCTTTGGCCATGTGCTTCCAGGGCTTTCTTTACTCTCCTTTGAGTTCCCAATGGGAATGCTGACCCCCGATGCTCCAACCAAACCCTCGGCCAGGCGCGGTTTCGACATCCTAAAAAGGGCTGGCACTGAGATAggacctcttccctcctcccagctccccacTGGCCCCAGAGCCAGAGTTCTCAGGCTGTAACTTCTCAGCCGTTCCTTTCAGCTACCGCAGCTCCATAGAGCCCTCGtgaattttcccatctgtaaaatgggccacTGGTCGGGCCCAGTCTGCTTCAGAGACCTCGTAAGGGACCAAGCAAGACACACAGGCTGTACACAAGGAACAGAGGCTAGGCATCCTCCTCCGGGCTCCTCCACACAGATGTACCCATtcgcagatgggaaaactgaggctgggaAGGGTAAGTGCAGAGTTTCAGGATCTTCAGATTGTAGGGTTCAGAGCCAGGGCCCAGGAGATGATCCAGGTCCAGGGTCCCCATTCTACACACAGGAAtgagaggcccagagagaggaagggacttGATCGAGGTCACCAAATggtcagtggcagagctgggactggcaCCTGGGGTCTCTAGACCAGAAGTGGACCTGCCGCCAGCCAGGCATCCCTGAGACCAAAGTGAAGGTGGTCTGCAGCCAGGGGCCTTCTGTTCTGGCAGCTGGGGCTTGACCTGTACCCCCACACCACATGCAGACTCGCCTGCTGCCTGCGGTGACCTGCTTGCTCAGGCTCAAACTAGGGAGCTGGGATCTGTGGTGTCTGGGCTTGGGGTAAATCCCATGGGAAAAGCAGAACTCAGCCCAGATCGCAGGGACCAGGGCAAGCACCACCCAGGCTGTCCCTACAGACCTCAGCCGGCCGGCCCTGCCTCCTCAGCCCAGACCTCCCAGGCCCCGAGAACTAACCCTCTTTCGTCACCCACATGACAGGATGACGtggactgtttgcgaccccgtggactatacagtccatgggattctccagaccagaatactcaagtgggttccctttcccttctccagcggatcttcccaacccagggatcgaactggggtctcctgcattgcaggtggattctttactaactgagctatcagggaagcccatggtgaaGTCAGACTCCAGTTATAAGGGAATGTCAGTGACAATCAGTCAAGGGACCCTGGGAACCCTGCATCCACCCTTCCCACTTCATAGATGGAAACACCGAGGGGCCCAGAGGTCTCCAGAGGACTCAGCAAACCTGGAGGAGGTCTGGGAGCAGAATCAGGACCTGACTCTAACCACAGGCGGGTTCCACTGCCTCGGAGCGAGAGCTGGTCTCTCCCGGTGCTGTGTCTCTGCCCTCCACGGCAGATTTAAATACCTTGCTGGAAGTTTCTCCGAACGGAAAAGTGAGGCTGTTCGTCACTCAGGTCCAGTCACCTTCTCCCTCCCTGGCCCCACCCCTCTCTCCATGTGAGCTGCTGAGGTCTCTGTGACCTGCAGGCCCTCCAGGCTAAAGCCGTCACCCTGGAGCTGCCTTGCCTCTAGGATGTCAGCTGTCACTTGCTGCACTTAATCTCACCTCTGTGTTCTGACCAAAGCCTCCTGTACCTGTTCCAGGAAGTACAGCCGAGAGCCTGCTCCTGACCTGATTCTTCTCTTCTGCCAGCCTTGCTTGACCTTCTGCTCACTTGAGGCCTCCAACCTTATTCCCTCCCACCAGGAGTCAGTGCCTCCCAACCCTCCACCATCTTCAGGCTCTGGGGGCTTAAACATCTAGGAAGGGGCAACAGGTAGAGCCTGGATTGGAGGGAGAGACTCTCTGTAGCAAATCTCATTAATTCCATCTGTGATTCCAAACAAGATAATAaagtccaggacttccctggtggtccagtggttaagaatgcacctgccagtttaggggacacaggtttcatctctggtccaggaaggttccacaggcctcagagcaactaagcccgtgtgccacagctaatgaAGGCTGCCCGCCCTAGGGACCAGCGAGTGGCCCCGGCTCAcggcaactagaggaagcccatgagcagcaacaaagacccagcgcagccaaaactaaatcaattaatttaaaaactaaaaagaaaaagataataaagTTCAAGCTTTTATAGAGATCCCCACCTACCCTCACCCCAGACTAATTCGGGTAGAACTGACTTCTAACTCTACTTCATGGATACGTAAAGATCTCACATCTGGGGGCCTCAAGATGAGGATAACATCCACATGGGCCAACAGGGTGCTCGTGAGGATTAAATGCAATGACACGGTGTAACACCTACAAAGAGTTTAGCCAAGTGCTAGCATATAGCAG
Encoded proteins:
- the LOC138432481 gene encoding antizyme inhibitor 2-like, whose amino-acid sequence is MSKPRLAEGLVGASGVSIPIGNSKESKESPGSTWPKDIIALEPGETAWDVVLKKIKELSDSDCRDAFMVADLGVLANRHQVFRQALPRVSPFYAVKCNSSPWMLRVLAALGTSFDCASQGELEQVLALGVAPSRIIYANPCKPVSHIRCAALHGVKLLVFDSEEELIRVAQHHPGARLVLRLWTQDSGSLFPLSSKFRARLEVCEHLLKSARDLGLAVVGTSFHVGSRCQTPRNFMKAITDCRRVFEMGSRIGHDMRLLDIGGGFPGEEGSNSEFEEVAGVINAALAQDFPEGSGIEIIAEPGRFYATSVCMTAINIIAKKAVLEPGGRRKLLYYLNDGHYGTFRIFSRESEPRMPIVVKELSPKLPLFPCTLFGPTCDAFDKLFLKEVQLLELDVGDWLVFPFMGACTSVMSSTFNGFSPTSICYAVGPELRSLLEITL